A genomic stretch from Sphaerodactylus townsendi isolate TG3544 linkage group LG15, MPM_Stown_v2.3, whole genome shotgun sequence includes:
- the LOC125444753 gene encoding olfactory receptor 14A16-like: MPNQTTETVFLLLGFSDVRQLQLLHFVAFLLLYLATIMGNLIIIILVALNHHLHTPMYFFLMNLSIADIGNISVNIPKAMSNSLMNTTLISYTECVSQVFFLIFFAMTDLVLLTVMAYDRYVAICNPLQYETMMNAGACVQMAAGAWIIGIFCAALHSGATFSTTFCSNAVHQFFCEIPQLLKLTCNDSVTMEFGVIIFAACAAFGCFSFIIFSYMQIFTNVLRIPSAQGRRKALSTCLPHLVVVSLFIFTGTLAYLCPTNRTQNDVAMMIAVLYSVLPPMMNPVIYSMRNQEIRSALWKHFGRNLCPSQQMSTILF, translated from the coding sequence ATGCCCAACCAAACCACAGAAACTGTTTTCCTTCTTCTAGGTTTCTCTGATGTTCGGCAGCTGCAGCTTTTACACTTTGTGGCCTTTCTTCTCCTTTATTTGGCCACCATCATGGGGAATCTTATCATCATCATACTTGTAGCCCTCAACCACCATCTTCACACACCTATGTACTTTTTTCTGATGAATTTATCTATTGCAGACATTGGCAATATCTCAGTGAACATTCCCAAAGCTATGAGCAATTCTCTCATGAATACAACACTGATTTCCTATACAGAATGTGTTTCCCAAGTCTTTTTTCTCATCTTCTTTGCAATGACTGACTTGGTGCTCCTCACCGTCATGGCTTATGATCGATATGTCGCCATATGCAATCCACTGCAATATGAGACAATGATGAACGCTGGAGCCTGTGTTCAAATGGCAGCCGGTGCATGGATAATTGGAATTTTCTGCGCTGCATTACACAGCGGGGCCACCTTCTCAACCACCTTTTGCTCCAATGCCGTCCACCAGTTTTTCTGCGAAATACCACAACTGCTGAAACTCACCTGCAATGACAGTGTTACAATGGAGTTTGGGGTCATTATATTTGCTGCCTGTGCGGCCTTTGGCTGCTTTTCCTTCATCATTTTTTCTTACATGCAGATCTTCACCAATGTGCTAAGAATTCCTTCAGCGCAAGGAAGGAGGAAAGCTCTTTCTACCTGCTTGCCTCACCTCGTTGTTGTCTCTTTGTTCATCTTTACGGGCACCCTGGCTTACCTGTGCCCAACAAACAGGACCCAAAATGATGTAGCTATGATGATTGCTGTTCTATATTCTGTGCTTCCCCCCATGATGAACCCGGTGATCTATAGCATGAGAAATCAAGAAATTAGATCTGCACTGTGGAAGCATTTTGGACGGAACTTATGTCCTAGTCAGCAAATGTCAACTATTCTCTTTTAG